TCGAAGATCTCGATCCAGAAGAGGCCCGTCGCATCATCGACCCCGCCCTCCATCTGATGATGAACGCCGTCCACCGTTACGAGGGTTATGTCGCCCAATCTTTAGGCGATGGCATCTTCGCCTTGTTCGGGGCACCGATCGCGCACGAGGACCACGTGCATCGCGCCCTCTATGCGGCGCTGCTCATGCAAGACGACATGCGGCGCTACGGCGAGACGCTGCGCGCCAAAGGCTCTCCGCCGCTGCTCATGCGCGTGGGCGTGAATACCGGCGAAGTGGTCGTGCGCTCCATTCGCAAAGACGATCTGCAGACTGACTATGTTCCGATCGGTCACTCCACCAACATCGCCGCGCGGCTGGAGAACTTGGCGGTTCCAGGCTCCATCGTCGTGAGCCCTTCTACCCATCGACTGACGGAGGGCTACTTCGAGTTCAAGCCGTTAGGCGAGACGCAAATCAAAGGCGTTTCCGCACCGCTTCAGCTCCACGAAGTCCTCGGGGTTGGACCGCTGCGCACCAAGATGCAGGTCGCGGCCAGACGCGGGCTGGCGCGCTTCGTCGGGCGGCAGAGCGAGATGGAGCAGTTGCGGAAGGCGCTGGACTCCGCGAAAGCCGGACATGGACAAATCGCCGGGGTGATGGGCGAGCCGGGCGTGGGCAAGTCGCGCCTGTTCTACGAATTCAAACTGCTCGCGCAACGCGGTTGTCTGCTGCTGGAAACCTTCTCCGTCTCGCATGGGAAAGCGTATCCGTATCTGCCGCTCATCGATTTGCTCAAGAACTATTTTCAGCTCGGCCTTCAGGATGACGAGCGTCAACGGCGCGAGAAGATTACCGGCAAAGTATTGACGTTAGATCGCGGCCTGGAAGACACCCTGCCCTATTTTTTCTTCTTGCTCGGCCTTGCCGAGTCCACCTCGCCGTTACAGCAGATGGACGCGCAGATGCGCCGTCGTCGCATCTTAGACGCCATCAAACGCTTGCTGATCCGCGAGAGTCTCAACCAACCGCTCATCGTCATCTTCGAGGATCTGCATTGGCTGGATGCCGAGACCCAAGCCTTTCTCCAGCTTTTGAGCGAGAGCATTCCGACCGCGCGTTTGCTCCTGTTGGTGAACTACCGCCCCGAGTATCAACACATCTGGAGTGGCAAGACCTTCTTCTCGCAACTGCGGCTCGATCCCTTGGGACGCGAACAGGCCGAAGAAATGTTGACAGTATTGCTGGGCGATGTAGGGGCGCAGCATGCTGCGCCCCTACGACAATTCATCCTCGATAAAACCGAAGGCAACCCATTTTTCATGGAAGAGATCGTGCAGGCGTTACGGGAACAGGGAATGCTTGACGTAGGGGCACGGCACGCCGTGCCCCTACCGAACGACCTGCGTCTTCCCGCTACCGTCCAAGGCGTCCTCACCTCCCGCATCGATCGCTTACCGCCGGAGGAAAAGGCGCTGTTGCAAACCCTGGCCGTCATTGGCAAGGAATTTTCGCTGAGCCTCCTGATGCATGTGGTCGCCGATCAATCGGAAGACCATCTGCCGGAAGACTATCTGCTGCGTCGCCTCGCGCGTCTCCAGACCAACGAATTTATCTACGAACGCCCGGCGTTTCCCGATATCGAATACACCTTCAAGCACGCCCTCACCCAAGAGGTCGCTTACAACTCCTTACTCGTCGAACGACGGAAAACCGTCCACGAACGCGCCGCCAGGACAATTGAAGACCTGTATCGCGCCAAACTTGATGACCGCTACAGCGAGCTCGCACACCACTACAGCCGCAGCGGCAACACTCAGAAAGCGGTGGCTTATCTCCAACTGGCCGGGCAGCAAGCGGCCCAGCGGTCGGCGTATGCGGAAGCAGTCAATCATTTCACCGCAGCCTTAGCTCTGCTGAAGATCCTCCCCGACTCGGAAAACCGGGATCGGCAGGAACTAACCTTGCAGACCGCGCTCGGCATCTCGCTCATCCCGATTCGCGGGTACACCGTTCCGGAAGTCGGACAGACCTACACCCGCGCTCGTGAACTGTGTGAGCAGCTTGGAGAGACCACTCAGCTTTTCTTCGTCTTGCGAGGGCTCTGGCTCTTTTCCACTCTAGGAGCGGAGTACGAGACCGCACGTAAACTGGCGCACCAGGGACTAAGTTTGGCGCAACGTCTGCAAGATCCCCTCTTGCTGCTGGGCGCTCACCAAGACCTGGGATTCTTCTCGCTGTGGCCGGCGGAGTGGGCAGCCGCCAGAGAACACTTTGAGCGAGTAGCGGCACTCCACGACCCACACCAGCACTCCACCTACGTGTCTCTATATGAAGCTGACCTGGGCGTGTGGGCCTTGAGTGAAGCTGCTCTGGCGCTCTGGTTTCTGGGCTATCCAGACCAGGCACGGCAGAAGCTGCATGAGGCTCTGACCCTAGCTCACAAGCTTGCCCACCCGAATACGTTGGGGTGGGCGCTCGGTTGCTCGGCGTGGCTGCATCAATATCTTCGGGAACCGCAAAAAACTCAGGAGCGCGCAGAAGCGGAGATCGCGCTCGCTCTTGAACACGGGTTTCTGCCCTGGTTGGTGTATGGGACGGTATCTGAAGGTTGGGCGCTGGCCATGCAAGGACGAGAGGAGGAAGGCATTGCTTCCATCCAGAAGGGCATGACTTTAGCACAAAGTATGGGCAGCAACATGGCGCATTCCTATCATCTTGCGCTGCTGGCCAAGGTGTATGGCAACAAAGGACAGCATGAAGAAGGGCTGAAGATACTTGCCGAGGCGCTCGAATTTGTAGAGAAAAGAGGGGAGCGTTTTTACGAGGCGGAAATTTACCGGCTCAAAGGCGAACTCACGCTGCAACAGGAAGGCTCTAGGCTTCAGGCTCTAGGCTTGAGGGAAAAGATAGAGGAAGAAGGGGTTAGGCTGCAGGCTGTAGGCTTGAGGGAGAAAGCAGAAGAGGCGAAGAAATGTTTTCACAAAGCCATTGAAATCGCACAGAAGCAACAAGCCAAGTCGCTCGAATTGCGCGCCACGATGAGTCTCGCGCGGCTGTGGCAAGCCCAAGGCAAGCACCGCGAAGCCCACACTACGTTGTCGGAAGTCTACAACTGGTTCACCGAGGGGTTCGATACCAAGGATCTGCAAGAGGCGAAGGCGTTGCTGGACACGGAGAATGAAAATGCAGTGCCCACAGTGTCATACTGAAAATCCCGCTGCTGCCAAGTTCTGTAACGGATGCGGGGCGAAGCTGAATTTTTCCTGTCCGCAATGTGCTCACGTGAATCTCCCCGGAAGCCGTTTCTGTAACGAGTGCGGCGCAGCGCTGTCGGGCAAGGCAAAAGACGCTGGCCCCCAGACTGACAGACTGAGAGACACTCGACCGGATGCCGCCGAACGGCGGCAGCTCACGGTGATGTTCTGTGACCTGGTGGGCTCGACCGCGTTGTCAGCGCAACTGGACCCGGAAGAACTGCGCGAGGTGATTGGCGCGTATCAACAGACCTGCGCGGCAGTGATCCAGCGGTATGAAGGCCATATTGCCCAATACCTGGGCGACGGTCTGCTCGTCTACTTCGGCTATCCGGCGGCACATGAAGATGACGCCCAGCGCGCGGTGCGGGCCGGATTGGAAATCATCGCCGCCATGGCAAAACAGGTCCCCTCTCCCCCCGTGGGAGAGGGACAGGGAGAGGGGGTCGTCGGGGTACACGGCGATACGTCCCTGCAAGTCCGCCTCGGCATCCACACCGGCCCAGTCGTGGTGGGCGAGATCGGCAGTGGAGCTAAGCGCGAGCAATTGGCCTTGGGCGAGACCCCCAATGTCGCTGCCCGTCTCCAAGGGCTCGCGGACCCGAACACCATCGTCCTGAGCAGTGCGACCCAGCGGTTAGTGGCCGGTCTCTTCGACTGCCAAGACTTGGGAGCCCAGCCGTTGAAGGGCATCGCTACTCCGCTGACGCTGTACCGCGTCCTGGGCGCAAGCGCGGCGCAAAGCCGCCTTGACGCGATAATGCCCACGGGGCTGACGCCATTAGTCGGCCGCGAAGAGGAACTGGCCCTCCTCCAGCGGCGCTGGACGCAGACCACCGACCGCGAAGGGCAGGTGGTGTTGCTCAGCGGCGAGCCGGGCATTGGCAAATCGCGGCTGGTGCGGGAACTGCGTGAGCGGGCGGAGCAAGATCACGCCATGCGGCTGGAATTTCGCTGCTCCCCGTATTACCAGAACAGCGCCCTGTATCCGATCATTGAGCATCTGCACCGCCTGCTGCACTGGCAGAAAGAGGATACGCCGCAGACCAAGCTGGCCAAGCTCCACACTACCCTCGCCTGCTACCGCTTCCCCCAAGCCGATACACAAGCCTTGTTTGCCGCCTTACTGTCTTTGCCCCAGCCCGCCGATGCGCCTCCACTCAATCTCAGCCCCCAACGACAGAAACAGAAGACCGCAGAAGCCTTGATCGCCTGGCTGGTGGAAGAGGCCGAGCGGGCACCGGTGTACTGCGCCTGGGAGGATGTGCACTGGGCCGATCCGTCTACTCTCGAGTTGCTGGGGCTGCTCATCGATCAGACACCCACCACCCGACTCTTCGTGTTGCTCACCAGTCGGCCCGAGTTCGTTCCGCCCTGGGGACAACACGGCCATGTCAGTCAGTTGACCTTGAGCCGGTTAGGGCGGCGGCAGGTGCCGCAGATGATCGCACAGGCGACGAGGGGCAAGATGTTACCGGCAGACGTGGTACAGCAGATTGTCGCCAAGACGGATGGGGTGCCGTTGTTTGTCGAAGAGTTGACCAAGATGATAATCGAGTCGGGGCTGCTCACTGAGATGAACGGCCACTATGAGCTGCGGGGGCCGTTACCGCCGCTGGCCATTCCCTCTACGTTACAGGATTCGTTGATGGCGCGGTTGGATCGGCTGGCCACGACCAAAGAGATCGCGCAGGTGGGAGCCACGCTCGGCAGAGAGTTTTCCTACGATGTGCTCCGCGCAGTCTCGCCGGTGGAAGAGACCATGCTCCAGCAGGGGCTGCGTCAGTTGGTACAGGCGGAGTTGCTCTATCAACGGGGGACGCCACCCCAGGCGACCTACCTCTTCAAGCATGCGTTGATCCAGGACACGGCGTATCAATCGCTGCTCAAGAGCCGCCGTCACCAGCTCCACCAGCAGGTTGCCCAGGTGTTAGAGGAGTGCTTCCCTGAGACGAAAGACACGCAACCCGAGTTGCTGGCCCATCATTACACCGAGGCCGGATTGATCGCCCAAGCCATTCCCTATTGGCAACAGGCCGGACAAAGAGCCTCCCAACACTCGGCCCTTGTGGAAGCGATCGCTCACCTCACGAAGGGGCTGGAGTTGCTCAAGGCTCTCCCGGACACGTCAGAGCGCACCCAACAGGAGCTAGACTTGCACATCACCCTCGGCCCAGCCTTGACATCCACTAAAGGATGGGCTGCTCCAGAAGTGGAAAAAACCTACATCCGGGCACGAGAGCTGTGTCAACAGGTAGGAGCAACCTCTCAGCTCTTCCCAGTGCTGTGGGGACTGTGGGTGTTCTATTTGAACTGGGGGGAGATACAGACGACACATGAGCTGGCGAAGCAGATGCTGAACCTAGCCCAGAGGCTACAGGACCCCGCTCTTCTCCTAGAGGCCGAGGTAGCGCTAGGGTACACCTCGTACTACCTCGGAAACTTTGACTCAGCCCGAGAGCACGTAGAGCAGGGCATTGCCCTCTATGACCCCCAGCAGCACCCCGCGCTGGCTCTTCTCTATGGTGGGGTCGACCCTGGGATGATTTGCCTATGCGTTGCGGCCCAAGCCCTCTGGACTCTTGGCTATCCGGACCAAGCCCTAAAGAGGAGTCATGAAGCAATTATCCTGGCCCAGCAGCTGTCTCACCCCCATAGCCTGGCTTTTGCCCTAGGCCATGCTGCCAGAGTCCACCAGTTCTGTCAGGACAGGCAAGCAGCCTACGAGCGGGCAGAGGCAGCCATGATCCTCTCGACCGAGCACAGGCTGTCGTTCTGGTTAGCGTGGGGGACCGTCGTGGGGGGGTGGGCGCTGGTCAAGCAAGGGCAGAAGAAGGAAGGGATTGCTCAGATACATCAGGGCTTGACCGCTCACCTGGCTACGGGGGCAAAGCTGTGGCGACCCTATTATCTTGCCCTGCTGGCTGAGGCGTATGAGAATACAGGGCGGATAGAGGAAGGGCTAACCGTGCTAGCCGAGGCGCTGGCTGCGGTGGACAAAACTCAAGAGCGTTACTACGAAGCGGAGTTGTATCGCCTCAAAGGCGAACTGACGCTGCAACAGGAAGGCTTAAGGCTGCAGGCTATAGGCTTGAGGGAGAAGACAAAGGAAGAAGGGGTTAGGCTGCAGGCTATAGGCTTGAGGGAGAAGACGGAGGAGGCGGAGGGGTGTTTCTTCAAAGCCATTGAGATCGCGCAGCGCCAACAAGCGAAGTCGCTCGAACTGCGCGCCGTGATGAGCCTGGCCCGGCTACGGCAACAGCAAGGCAAGAAGAGCGAAGCATGCAACATGTTGGCAGCAATCTACAATTGGTTCACCGAAGGATTTGACACAGTCGATCTAAAAGAGGCAAAGGCATTGCTGGAGGAATTGAGTCAGTGAAGGATCTCAGTCTTGTCTTCAATAACCTCGACCACTTGATGATCCAATATAGCCTTTATCTCCCGTTCTTTCCGATGCATGCGGATCGCTTCGCTACGGGAGATTTCGTGGTCGTAGCCGAGCAGGTGCAGAATGCCGTGGATGAGCAGCGTTTGCAGCTCTTCTGGCAGCGAATGCCGGCGGCGTTGCGCCTGGCGCGTGGCGGTCTCAACAGAAATCACCACGTCGCCCAGAAGAGTCGGCTGTACTGCATCGGCAAGCGGAAAGGAGAGGACGTCAGTCGGTTTGTCCTTCCCGCGATATTGGCGATTCAAGCGGTGAATCTCCGAGTCCGTCACCAGCGCGAGACTGAGTTCCGCTTGTGGCTGGCTGAGGTGCCGCAGTATTCTCCGCATCCATTGGCGTAGCTCCTTCCGGCTCACTCCTGGGGCTTTGCCGGAGATGTCGATCGTCATACCGCGCTTGCCGTTGGAGACGACGGAGTTCGCGCTTTTCTTCTGCGATGCGCTCTTGTTCTGCTTGCGCTCGTTCATAGGCGGTGATGATGTCCTGCACGAGACGGTGTCGGACGACATCCTTCTCGCTGAAATAGGAAAAGTTGATGCCGTCAATACCGCGCAAAATTTGTTGCGCTTCTTTAAGCCCGGACCGGGTTCCTGTGGGCAAGTCGATTTGGGTCACATCGCCGGTGATGACCGCCTTGGAGCCATAACCCAACCGGGTGAGCAACATCTTCATCTGTTCCGGCGTAGTGTTTTGCGCCTCGTCGAGAATGACGAAGGAATCGTTAAGTGTGCGACCACGCATGAAAGCCAGCGGCGCCACTTCGATTGTTCCTCGTTCCATCAGCTTGCTGGCTTTGTCGTAGTCCACCATGTCGTGCAACGCATCGTACAGCGGGCGCAAATACGGATTGATTTTCTCCGCAAGGTCGCCGGGCAGGAACCCGAGCTTCTCGCCGGCCTCGACCGCCGGCCGGGTCAACACAACGCGGCTGACTTTGTGTTTCATCAGGTCGGCGATGGCCATCGCCATGGCCAAATAGGTTTTCCCTGTACCCGCAGGGCCTATCCCAAAGACGATGTCAAACTTGCGGATGGCATCGATATAGGCTTTTTGCGCGATACTTTTCGGGGTGATCGTGCGTCGATGGGCAGAAATGTAGACCGTGTCCAGAAAAATGTCACGCAAGTTGGCGGAATGATCGCGGCTGAGAATGCGAATGGCGTAATCGACATCGCTGGGGTAGATCGGATAATTGTTCTGCAACAGCCCATAAATTTGGGTGGTGACTCTGGCGGCGAGTTCGCGCTCGGTGGTGTCGCCGGTAATAGTGAGAGAAGAACCCGAGGCGGCGAGCTTGACTCCCAGCGTCTTCTCGATGCTGCGTAAGTGCTCATCCTGACGCCCGAGAAGGTCCTGGAAGAAGCGGTGATTTTCGAACTGGATACGCGAGGTGTCTCCAGCCGTGTGCTCGATGTGTGGCACGACCCTCCTTTATGCTCCTGTAGCGATGAGTTCGTAGACTTTTTGTAGGGCCTCTTCCAAACGCGCGGGGTCCTTGCCGCCCGCCTGGGCGAAATCCGGACGCCCGCCACCACCGCCGCCAACGAGAGGAGCGATGTGTTTGATGATATTGCCGGCGTGGTGTCGCTTCACGATGTCTTTGCTGACTGCCGCCAACAAGACGACGCGATCTCCCTGGACGGTGCCGAGCACGACCACGGCGGGTTGCAGCTTGTCGCGTAAACGATCCGCGAGTTCGCGTAACCCTTTCTCGTCCAACCCATCCACCCGGCTGGCGATCACATTGGTGCCATTAATTTGCCGGGCGCGCGACCCGAGGTCCTCGCTTTGCGAACCGGCGAGCGTCCCTTGAAGCTGCGCGAGTTTCTTTTCGAGTTCGCGTTGTTGCGCCATGAGCCGTTCGATCTTGTCCGCGACATCTTCTTCCGACCCTTTGAGCAGATGGCTGGCTTCTTTGAGAATCCGTTCGCGTTGCCGCACCCATTCGAGCGCGCCCTCGCCGGTCATGGCTTCGAGGCGACGCACACCCGACGCGACCCCGGCTTCGGATTTGACTTTGAACAGGCCGATGTCGCCGGTGCGGGTGACATGGGTCCCGCCACAGAGTTCCGTCGAGAATTCGCCCATGCGTAGCACCCGCACGCGTTCGCCATATTTCTCGCCGAAAAACGCCAGGGCACCGCTCTTGAGGGCGTCGTTGAGCGACATCTCGTCGGTGGTGACAGCGGCATTTTCCCTGATGTGCGTGTTGGCCAGGTCCTCGATACGTTGCAGCGTCTCTTCTTTCACTGGACTGGTGTGGGTGAAATCGAAGCGCAGGCGGTCTGGAGTGACCAACGAACCGGCTTGGCGCACGTGCGGGCCGAGCATCGCCCGCAGCGCGGAGTGCATGATATGCGTCGCGGAGTGATTGAGACGAATAGCTTCTCGTCGCGCGGCATCAATGGTGAGCCGGACCCGGTCTCCCACTTGGACAGCACCACGCACGACGCGGCCACGATGGACGATCAGACTGGGCTGGGGTTTCTGCGTATCGACGATTTCGACGACATCTCCACGGCTGGTTTCCAGTCGCCCCAGGTCGCCGACTTGTCCGCCGGATTCTCCATAAAAGGGAGTTTCCGCCGTGACGATTTCGACCTCCTCGCCTTGCCGGATTGCCGCGGTGCGACTTTCGCCACGGACGAGCGTGGCGAGGATTTCCGATTCCCATTCGACAATCCGATCGCCGACAAAGCGGGAGCGAAGATCGGTCAACCCGGCGCTAATGTAGACGGTACCTTTCTGATTTTCGCGCGCTCGATGGCGTTGCTCTTCCAT
Above is a window of Deltaproteobacteria bacterium DNA encoding:
- a CDS encoding AAA family ATPase — translated: MRCPQCQHQNNDVAKFCEECGAKLITACPQCGQQVSPTAKFCAECGTAVSGKAKGKSHRAKSKSSSPPPQHPAPNPQHPISYTPRHLAERILAEREAMEARGALDGERKTITALFADLKGSTALIEDLDPEEARRIIDPALHLMMNAVHRYEGYVAQSLGDGIFALFGAPIAHEDHVHRALYAALLMQDDMRRYGETLRAKGSPPLLMRVGVNTGEVVVRSIRKDDLQTDYVPIGHSTNIAARLENLAVPGSIVVSPSTHRLTEGYFEFKPLGETQIKGVSAPLQLHEVLGVGPLRTKMQVAARRGLARFVGRQSEMEQLRKALDSAKAGHGQIAGVMGEPGVGKSRLFYEFKLLAQRGCLLLETFSVSHGKAYPYLPLIDLLKNYFQLGLQDDERQRREKITGKVLTLDRGLEDTLPYFFFLLGLAESTSPLQQMDAQMRRRRILDAIKRLLIRESLNQPLIVIFEDLHWLDAETQAFLQLLSESIPTARLLLLVNYRPEYQHIWSGKTFFSQLRLDPLGREQAEEMLTVLLGDVGAQHAAPLRQFILDKTEGNPFFMEEIVQALREQGMLDVGARHAVPLPNDLRLPATVQGVLTSRIDRLPPEEKALLQTLAVIGKEFSLSLLMHVVADQSEDHLPEDYLLRRLARLQTNEFIYERPAFPDIEYTFKHALTQEVAYNSLLVERRKTVHERAARTIEDLYRAKLDDRYSELAHHYSRSGNTQKAVAYLQLAGQQAAQRSAYAEAVNHFTAALALLKILPDSENRDRQELTLQTALGISLIPIRGYTVPEVGQTYTRARELCEQLGETTQLFFVLRGLWLFSTLGAEYETARKLAHQGLSLAQRLQDPLLLLGAHQDLGFFSLWPAEWAAAREHFERVAALHDPHQHSTYVSLYEADLGVWALSEAALALWFLGYPDQARQKLHEALTLAHKLAHPNTLGWALGCSAWLHQYLREPQKTQERAEAEIALALEHGFLPWLVYGTVSEGWALAMQGREEEGIASIQKGMTLAQSMGSNMAHSYHLALLAKVYGNKGQHEEGLKILAEALEFVEKRGERFYEAEIYRLKGELTLQQEGSRLQALGLREKIEEEGVRLQAVGLREKAEEAKKCFHKAIEIAQKQQAKSLELRATMSLARLWQAQGKHREAHTTLSEVYNWFTEGFDTKDLQEAKALLDTENENAVPTVSY
- a CDS encoding AAA family ATPase, with the translated sequence MQCPQCHTENPAAAKFCNGCGAKLNFSCPQCAHVNLPGSRFCNECGAALSGKAKDAGPQTDRLRDTRPDAAERRQLTVMFCDLVGSTALSAQLDPEELREVIGAYQQTCAAVIQRYEGHIAQYLGDGLLVYFGYPAAHEDDAQRAVRAGLEIIAAMAKQVPSPPVGEGQGEGVVGVHGDTSLQVRLGIHTGPVVVGEIGSGAKREQLALGETPNVAARLQGLADPNTIVLSSATQRLVAGLFDCQDLGAQPLKGIATPLTLYRVLGASAAQSRLDAIMPTGLTPLVGREEELALLQRRWTQTTDREGQVVLLSGEPGIGKSRLVRELRERAEQDHAMRLEFRCSPYYQNSALYPIIEHLHRLLHWQKEDTPQTKLAKLHTTLACYRFPQADTQALFAALLSLPQPADAPPLNLSPQRQKQKTAEALIAWLVEEAERAPVYCAWEDVHWADPSTLELLGLLIDQTPTTRLFVLLTSRPEFVPPWGQHGHVSQLTLSRLGRRQVPQMIAQATRGKMLPADVVQQIVAKTDGVPLFVEELTKMIIESGLLTEMNGHYELRGPLPPLAIPSTLQDSLMARLDRLATTKEIAQVGATLGREFSYDVLRAVSPVEETMLQQGLRQLVQAELLYQRGTPPQATYLFKHALIQDTAYQSLLKSRRHQLHQQVAQVLEECFPETKDTQPELLAHHYTEAGLIAQAIPYWQQAGQRASQHSALVEAIAHLTKGLELLKALPDTSERTQQELDLHITLGPALTSTKGWAAPEVEKTYIRARELCQQVGATSQLFPVLWGLWVFYLNWGEIQTTHELAKQMLNLAQRLQDPALLLEAEVALGYTSYYLGNFDSAREHVEQGIALYDPQQHPALALLYGGVDPGMICLCVAAQALWTLGYPDQALKRSHEAIILAQQLSHPHSLAFALGHAARVHQFCQDRQAAYERAEAAMILSTEHRLSFWLAWGTVVGGWALVKQGQKKEGIAQIHQGLTAHLATGAKLWRPYYLALLAEAYENTGRIEEGLTVLAEALAAVDKTQERYYEAELYRLKGELTLQQEGLRLQAIGLREKTKEEGVRLQAIGLREKTEEAEGCFFKAIEIAQRQQAKSLELRAVMSLARLRQQQGKKSEACNMLAAIYNWFTEGFDTVDLKEAKALLEELSQ
- the ybeY gene encoding rRNA maturation RNase YbeY, which translates into the protein MTIDISGKAPGVSRKELRQWMRRILRHLSQPQAELSLALVTDSEIHRLNRQYRGKDKPTDVLSFPLADAVQPTLLGDVVISVETATRQAQRRRHSLPEELQTLLIHGILHLLGYDHEISRSEAIRMHRKEREIKAILDHQVVEVIEDKTEILH
- the alaS gene encoding alanine--tRNA ligase, producing MTGKEIRDSFLKFFAERGHQIAPSASLIPASDPTLMFTNAGMVPFKNIFLGIDPPTQKRVVNSQKCLRVSGKHNDLEEVGRDTYHHTFFEMLGNWSFGDYYKQEAILWAWDLLTNVWKLPKDKLWATVYNTDDEAENWWRTLTDIDKNQIQRFAEKDNFWEMGETGPCGPCSEIHIDRGPGFCEKENTPGHTCSVNGGCPRYIELWNLVFIQYNRSPDQSLTELPSKHVDTGMGLERVASILQQVRGNYDSDLLRDIIRAMEQLSGKQYGSDPEADISFRVIADHARAAAFVIADGVVPTNEGRGYVLRRIMRRALRHGRLLGFEEPFFFNATESVVRLMGSAYPELVERKDYVNDVVRTEEERFSDTLGRGLALLEQEIAALHQTGQTTLAGDVAFRLYDTYGFPRDLTEDFLSSEGFDLDRSGFDTAMEEQRHRARENQKGTVYISAGLTDLRSRFVGDRIVEWESEILATLVRGESRTAAIRQGEEVEIVTAETPFYGESGGQVGDLGRLETSRGDVVEIVDTQKPQPSLIVHRGRVVRGAVQVGDRVRLTIDAARREAIRLNHSATHIMHSALRAMLGPHVRQAGSLVTPDRLRFDFTHTSPVKEETLQRIEDLANTHIRENAAVTTDEMSLNDALKSGALAFFGEKYGERVRVLRMGEFSTELCGGTHVTRTGDIGLFKVKSEAGVASGVRRLEAMTGEGALEWVRQRERILKEASHLLKGSEEDVADKIERLMAQQRELEKKLAQLQGTLAGSQSEDLGSRARQINGTNVIASRVDGLDEKGLRELADRLRDKLQPAVVVLGTVQGDRVVLLAAVSKDIVKRHHAGNIIKHIAPLVGGGGGGRPDFAQAGGKDPARLEEALQKVYELIATGA